The Candidatus Cloacimonadota bacterium genomic interval GTAAACATTGATGAAAACAACCATTTTATTACTTTCAATTTAGGAAATTACGAAGCCGTAACCGGTACAATCAATGCTCCGGTTTCTGCTGAAAATTGCTTTATTACGCTTTCTCAAAACGGAGAAATTGTTCATACCGGAATTGCTGATGCAAACGGTGAATTTTCCATTCCTGATGTTTTGCCCGGAAATTATACTGCTTCTGCCAGTTTGGATGGGAATTACTTTGAACAAAAAGAAGTTGAGATCATGCTTACAGAACAATCATTCGACTTTAACCTGACGGAATTTCCCGGAAATTTTTCTCTTTCTTATGCTGGCTCTGCTGATGAAATTTTCAGTTTGATCCCCGAATATTCCTTAACCTGTGCAATCCTGGTGACTGAAGAAGAACTTTCCGAACATACAAATGATGTAATTTCCAAAATAAGATTCAAGTGTCCCATAAATTCAGCTCAAGGTGAGATCTTTGCTCAAGTCTGGAATGGAAATGATCTGCTTTCCGAAAAACAGGTTGAGAATTTTTCTACCGGCGAATGGAAAGAAATAATTTTAAATAATTATATTCCGATTGAATCAGGTAATCAGTACTATGTCGGCTATAAAATTGTCTCGGAAACAAGTGATATTGTCTTTATCGATGAAGGTCCGAGAATTCAAGGAAAAGGTGCCTTTCTGCGAACAAACTCCTGGATCGAATTCCCTGCGCTTTTTGATTATAATTTCTGCATTGATGCGGTTTTGGTTTCTCAAGATTATGGCATGATCTCCGGAAATGTTGAACTTAACGGAGGTGACGGCAATATTTCCGATGTGATTGTGAGTTCATATTTTTATCATGCTCATCCTGATAATTCAGGTTTTTATGAATTTTATCTTAAACCGGGAAATCACAACATTCAGGCATCTCTGAGAGATTATGCAATTTCTAATATCGAAGGAATTTCCCTTGATGATCAACAAATAATCGAGAATCAAAATTTTGTCCTCGAATATTTTCCCACAGGAATCGAAAATAATGATGCCAATATTTCTGTAAATTCTCTGCATGGAAATTATCCTAATCCGTTCCAATCTTCGACAAATATTTCCTTTTCTTGCCACAGAGACGCAGAGAACACAGAGAACACAGAGATTTTAATTTATAATATTAAAGGTCAGATAATAAAACAATTGCCAATCGAAAATCGTCAATCGACAATTATTTGGGATGGAACAAATGAATTTGGTCATCGAGTTTCCAGCGGAATTTATCTTTATAAATTGATCATCGATGACAAGTTGGTTTCAACTAGAAAAATGATGTTATTAAAATAAAAATTATATTTGCCGCTGATTTTCACTGATTTGAACGGATAGGTAAAATTTCTTATCCGGATTCATCTGTAAAAATCCGTGAGCAAAAAAGGTGGAATTATGAAAAGAACAATTTTATTAGTACTTTTAGCGATGATGTTAACGCTTCTTGCGGGAGAATTTCAGAACTTAAATACAGCAAGACAGGTTATGGAAAATTTTATCAATTATTCGGCAAAAGAATATGCTTCCTTAAACTCATATCCAATTTCCGATGAAAGAGGAACAGTCGCTTATATTTTTAATCTTAAACCTGACGGATTCGTTGCTGTCAGTGCTGATAACGATTTTTATCCGGTGATCGCATATTCTTTTAAAAATCAACTTTTTGAAAAGGATAAAGATGAAAATATTCTCTATCAAATGATCAAAGATGATCTTAATTTGAGAATGGAATATTATCAGATCGATAATCGGGAAGTTCAGGAAAATCATCAAATCTGGAATGAATTTCTAAACGGAAAAAGAAGAGACCGAGATTTTCAGCAATGGCCTCCGGAAGGAACAACTCAAACTGACGGCTGGATCGAAAAAAGATGGAATCAAAGCGGAGTTTACAAGGCTTTTTGTCCGCTTGATAATAACAATCACCGATCAGTTGTCGGTTGTGTGGCAACTGCGATGTCAATGATCCTGGATTATCATGAATATATCGGTGATGTCTCGTTTAACAATAACGATGACTATTATTCCGGTTATGAATGGCCCTATATTTATATTGATAATGATCACGATGATAGAGATTTTCCTTCCTTTCCCGAACTAAATAATTATCTCGATGATCTGAAAATTCACTATCAAAACGGTTCTGTTCTAACTGATAATGATAAAGCTGCGATCTGTTTTGCAGCGGGTGTATCGACTCACATGAATTATGACTCCAATGGTTCCGGAACTCAAGTAAGTTATGTCGATAATGCTCTTATCAATAAGTTCGGATATGATGATGCTGATTGCGTTGAATGGGGATCTTACAATTATATCGAGAGATTACAGGATAATATGACTCATGGAAGACCTGTAGAATTTGCTATTTTTACTTCCGGATTTAATAACGGACATGCAATTAATGGTGATGGTTACAACACTGATAATTTTTATCACCTTAATTTTGGTTGGGGTTCTTCAAATAGTTCTTGTTGGTACTTATTACCAACCGGAATGCCGAACAGTTATTCCATAATTACGGATACAATTCTGGATATTGAAGGTGGTGATGCTCCCATCGAAGAAGTTTATGGTTATGTAAATATGAATGGAGCATCTCCTGTGGGAACATATATTACCCTGGAAGGTGAGAATTTCCATGAATGTTATGTCAATGATGTGAACGGAACATTCCAGATCCCGGCTGTTTGGGAAGGAACTTACCAGGCAACTGCAGTCTTGGAAGAAGATAGATTCTATTATGCTCAAACCGAAGTTTATTTGAGCGAGGGAACTAATTTCATCCAGTTTGATATGGGCAATTTTGAATCTTTAGCAGGAACTGTTACTGCTCCGATAAGTCCGGAAAATTGCCAGATCCGAGTATATCAGGATGGAGAATTGATGAGTTCCGGAGCAGCAGATGCTGATGGTAATTTCTCGATTCCTAGTGTTCTTCCCGGTGAATATTTTGCCACCGCTAGTTTAGCGGGAAATTATTTTGATTCCCAAAATGTCACGATCACGGTTGATAATCAAATTATCGATTTTGTTTTGGAAGAATATTCCGGAGATGTTGCTTATACATATTCCGGGTATCCCGCAGGAATCTGGAACTTAGTTCCCAATTATACAATGAGTTGTGCTATTCTTTTAACAGAAGAGGAACTTTCCGGATTGGAGGGAGATGTCTTCTCCAAAGTCAGGTTCAAAGCTCCGATCAATCCTGCAGATGGTGAACTTTACGGTCAGATCTGGAAAGGAAATGATCTTGTTTCTGAAATTGAGGTTGAAGATTTTACTGCCGGAGAATGGGTAGAAGTTATCCTGGAAACCTTTGCTGCAGTAGATATTACCGAGCAGTATTATGTGGGCTACAAAATTCATACCTTAACCGGAGATCTTGCTTATCATGATGCCGGACCAAGAGTTGCAGGAAAAGGTGCGTTTATGAGAACCGGCGGTTGGACTGAACTGGCAGCAAGCCTAGATTATAATTTCTGCATCGAAGCTGTGATTATTTCGCAAAACTTCGGCACGATCAGCGGTTCTGTTGATCTGAATGAAGGAAACGGAAATATTATTGATGTTGCCGTCAAAGCTGATAATTATATGTCTCATCCTGATGCTGATGGAAATTATGTCCTTTATGCAAAATCAGGAACTTATGACCTATATGCTTCCTTGCTGAATTACGATCCTGATCAGATTAACGGGATTTCATTAAGCAATGGTGACACACTTGAAAACCAGGATTTTACTTTAAATTATAATGTTTCAGCAGATGATGAATTCACCGAAACATCTTTAACGAGATTAATCGGAAATTACCCGAATCCTTTTAGCTCTCAAACTACAATTTCTTTTAATCTTACCCCAGAGAGCGGAGAGAACGCAGAGATAGAAATTTACAACATTAAAGGTGAGAAAGTAAGAGTTTTGGAGTGTTTCAATTCTGTTGAAACAAAAGCGACGGAGTCGCTTTACTCCATATCCTGGGATGGAAAAGATAAGGAAGGACGAGATGTTTCTGCCGGAGTTTATCTCTATAAATTGAAACATGGCAGTAGATATTCTTCTACTAAAAAAATGATCCTGATGAAGTAAGAGAAGCATGAAGAGTTTCTTCATTTAGAAGTAAGAGAAGCATGAAGAGTTTCTTCATTTAGAAGTAAGAGAAGCATGAGGAGTTTCTTCATTTAGAAGTAAGAGAAGCAAGGAGAATTTCTTCATTTAGAAGTATTGAGAGGGTTCGATGCAAGAATTCCACAATACTTCATGATGAAGTAATCTTATGACACCTTGCGAATGGTTGTGATACTTCTTGCTTTTCTCGACCTTCGCAATGGTTTTTGATAAATGGTTTTTGATAGTTATATTTAAAATAAACCTTCGATCTGAAATATCAGATTGAAGGTTTTTTAAGAAAAATATTAATTCTATTCTTTCCGATACTCCCTTGCCTTAAGTATATTTTCAGCACTTCCATTTCAGAAAGGTTAGTGTCAGTCGAAATAATCGCTTTGCAGCTTTTACATTCGGATACTTGAAGAAGCATAATTTCCATAATCTGAAAAGAAAAATTAAAAAGTTTGATATCAAGTTTCTTTAAAAACTATTTGACTCCCAAAGGCATTTTTTAATATTCATTTTTTGATTTTGTGAAAGGAATTTTAAAAGAAGTGAGAGAGGAGATCGTGGATTCGGAAAAGAAGAAAATATTGATCGTTGAAGATGAAAAAATCATAGCCCGTCACATTCACAGAACTTTGGTTGGTTTGGGATATGAAGTTTCCGATATTGTCTCCAGCGGTGAGGAGGCTGTGGAAAAAGCCGGAAGTAATCCTCCGGATCTGATCCTTACCGATATTATGCTGGAAGGTCAAATGAGCGGGATCGAAGCAGCAGATATTATCAGGACTAATTTGAGAATTCCGGTTATTTATCTAACTGCTTATACAGACGAGAAAATTATTCAAGAAGCAAAAATTGCCGAGCCTTTTGGATATATTCTTAAACCCTTTGAAGAAAGAGAACTTCATGCGACTATTGAAATGGCATTTTATCGGAAAAAAGTTGAAAGAGAACTTCGGGAAAGTGAAAGGAAATATCGAACTCTTGTAGAAAAGATTGAAGAGGGAATCTGCGTTGTTGATGAAAAGGAAAATCTTACTTTTGTGAATCCTGCTACTGCTGAAATATTCGGTTGTGAGGTTAAAGAACTGATTGGAAGAAATTTACAGGACTTTACAACTCCTGACGAATTCAAGAACATTTTGGATCAGACTAAAATTAGAAGAAGA includes:
- a CDS encoding T9SS type A sorting domain-containing protein is translated as MKRTILLVLLAMMLTLLAGEFQNLNTARQVMENFINYSAKEYASLNSYPISDERGTVAYIFNLKPDGFVAVSADNDFYPVIAYSFKNQLFEKDKDENILYQMIKDDLNLRMEYYQIDNREVQENHQIWNEFLNGKRRDRDFQQWPPEGTTQTDGWIEKRWNQSGVYKAFCPLDNNNHRSVVGCVATAMSMILDYHEYIGDVSFNNNDDYYSGYEWPYIYIDNDHDDRDFPSFPELNNYLDDLKIHYQNGSVLTDNDKAAICFAAGVSTHMNYDSNGSGTQVSYVDNALINKFGYDDADCVEWGSYNYIERLQDNMTHGRPVEFAIFTSGFNNGHAINGDGYNTDNFYHLNFGWGSSNSSCWYLLPTGMPNSYSIITDTILDIEGGDAPIEEVYGYVNMNGASPVGTYITLEGENFHECYVNDVNGTFQIPAVWEGTYQATAVLEEDRFYYAQTEVYLSEGTNFIQFDMGNFESLAGTVTAPISPENCQIRVYQDGELMSSGAADADGNFSIPSVLPGEYFATASLAGNYFDSQNVTITVDNQIIDFVLEEYSGDVAYTYSGYPAGIWNLVPNYTMSCAILLTEEELSGLEGDVFSKVRFKAPINPADGELYGQIWKGNDLVSEIEVEDFTAGEWVEVILETFAAVDITEQYYVGYKIHTLTGDLAYHDAGPRVAGKGAFMRTGGWTELAASLDYNFCIEAVIISQNFGTISGSVDLNEGNGNIIDVAVKADNYMSHPDADGNYVLYAKSGTYDLYASLLNYDPDQINGISLSNGDTLENQDFTLNYNVSADDEFTETSLTRLIGNYPNPFSSQTTISFNLTPESGENAEIEIYNIKGEKVRVLECFNSVETKATESLYSISWDGKDKEGRDVSAGVYLYKLKHGSRYSSTKKMILMK